A single window of Thalassomonas viridans DNA harbors:
- a CDS encoding DNA recombination protein RmuC: MLVCAGLCLAAFLLLWRKLTKIEVLQQLSQQENDAEVFNAQLTQWGRAQDKAFDKFQQQLQYLHQQQAKQLGEVKVYFEQQIADLRIKLLRQISEQNSKQEYSNRQFFQELSQGLNEQKEQFNHNQLKAVDQLIEHLTKTTRENREELSKTLASSSEQMAVKMNELTAATDKRLGDISVQVEKRLSDGFDKTTKTFNDILQRLALIDDAQKKITELSTNVVSLQEVLADKRSRGAFGEVQLNALIRNVLPEQHFSLQHTLSNGKIADCVLFLPPPTGDVVIDSKFPLESYRKMMDNELGELERKAAERQFKADIKKHINDISDKYLIDRETSDGAIMFIPAEAIFAEIHAHQSELVEFANKKRVWLASPTTLMAILTTVRSVLKDEATRQQIHLIQQHLSLLAQDFGRFKGRFANLAKHIDQAATDVKQIHTSADKITNRFEKIEQVDLQEAQHEASLELAPGQTLAHKQ; this comes from the coding sequence ATGCTCGTTTGCGCAGGGCTTTGCCTGGCGGCCTTTTTGTTATTGTGGCGGAAACTTACAAAAATTGAGGTGCTGCAGCAATTATCCCAGCAAGAAAATGATGCAGAGGTGTTTAATGCCCAACTCACCCAGTGGGGCAGGGCACAGGATAAGGCCTTTGATAAGTTCCAGCAGCAGCTGCAGTACTTGCATCAGCAGCAGGCGAAACAGCTGGGAGAAGTGAAGGTGTATTTTGAGCAGCAGATTGCCGATTTACGCATAAAACTCCTGCGCCAGATCAGTGAGCAAAACAGCAAGCAGGAATACAGCAACCGGCAATTCTTTCAGGAGTTATCCCAGGGGCTTAATGAGCAAAAAGAGCAGTTTAACCACAATCAATTAAAAGCGGTGGACCAGCTTATTGAGCACTTAACGAAAACGACCCGGGAAAACCGTGAAGAGCTGTCCAAGACCCTGGCCAGCAGTAGTGAACAAATGGCGGTTAAAATGAATGAGCTGACTGCCGCCACAGATAAACGCCTGGGGGATATCAGCGTGCAGGTGGAGAAACGTTTAAGCGACGGTTTTGATAAAACCACCAAAACCTTTAACGATATTCTGCAAAGGCTGGCGTTAATCGACGATGCCCAGAAAAAAATCACCGAATTGTCCACCAATGTGGTCAGCCTGCAGGAAGTGCTGGCGGATAAACGCTCCCGCGGAGCCTTTGGTGAAGTACAACTTAATGCGTTGATCAGGAATGTTTTGCCCGAGCAGCATTTTTCTTTACAGCATACCTTATCCAACGGCAAGATTGCCGACTGTGTATTGTTTTTACCGCCGCCCACCGGGGATGTGGTGATAGATTCCAAATTCCCCTTGGAAAGTTACCGTAAGATGATGGATAACGAACTGGGTGAACTGGAGCGCAAAGCAGCAGAGCGCCAGTTTAAAGCCGACATTAAAAAACATATCAATGACATCAGCGACAAGTATTTAATCGACCGGGAAACTTCAGACGGCGCCATTATGTTTATTCCGGCAGAAGCCATTTTTGCCGAGATCCATGCCCACCAAAGCGAACTGGTGGAATTTGCCAATAAAAAGCGGGTCTGGCTGGCGTCCCCGACTACCTTGATGGCCATTTTAACCACAGTGCGTTCGGTATTAAAAGATGAAGCCACCCGCCAGCAGATTCACCTGATCCAGCAGCACCTTTCTTTGCTGGCACAGGATTTTGGCCGCTTTAAAGGACGTTTTGCCAATCTGGCAAAACATATCGACCAGGCGGCAACGGATGTTAAACAAATTCATACTTCCGCCGATAAGATCACTAACCGTTTTGAGAAAATAGAGCAGGTGGACTTACAGGAAGCCCAGCATGAGGCATCCCTTGAGTTGGCGCCCGGGCAGACCTTAGCGCACAAACAGTAA
- a CDS encoding cysteine hydrolase family protein, with protein MTNTALLLIDFQNDYFPGYPGAKWPLSGTEAAAEKAGSLLALFRQLQLPVVHVRHEFPSGDAPFFLPDSPGAAIHESVAAASGEAVILKHQINSFRETELQQLLQQLDVEKLVIVGAMSHMCIDAVTRAAVDLGYECHVAHDACATLDLEFNGETVPARHVHHAFMAALSFGYANVAATEELIALVENKG; from the coding sequence ATGACTAACACAGCTTTATTATTAATTGATTTTCAAAACGACTATTTCCCTGGTTATCCGGGAGCAAAATGGCCTTTATCCGGTACGGAAGCCGCGGCAGAAAAGGCCGGGTCTTTGCTGGCATTATTCAGGCAACTTCAGCTGCCGGTGGTGCATGTACGCCATGAATTTCCATCCGGGGATGCCCCTTTTTTCCTGCCGGACTCACCGGGGGCCGCTATTCATGAAAGTGTTGCCGCCGCGTCCGGTGAGGCGGTTATTTTAAAGCATCAGATTAACAGCTTCCGGGAAACCGAACTGCAGCAGCTTTTACAACAACTTGATGTAGAAAAGCTTGTTATTGTCGGTGCCATGAGCCATATGTGCATTGATGCGGTGACCCGCGCCGCGGTTGATTTAGGTTATGAATGCCATGTCGCCCATGACGCCTGTGCAACCTTAGATCTGGAATTTAACGGCGAAACGGTTCCGGCCAGGCATGTACACCATGCCTTTATGGCGGCACTTAGCTTTGGTTATGCCAATGTGGCCGCTACGGAAGAATTGATCGCTTTAGTGGAAAACAAGGGTTAA
- a CDS encoding GlxA family transcriptional regulator, whose product MTKEIQIVIIDYPGALQSAVQGLKELFIFANQIIKTDALEQEFLIDIVQPETIQLADIKQASLIILPPNLGGSYYLCPEERLLALLCDAHKAGAIMCSACAGAFILARTSLLNGRTVTTHWQLADDFQKQFPGIPLKIESLLINDGDIISAGGLMSWIDLGLEIVAQFTKPHIMRSLGKFLIVDTGKREQRYYGSFTPRFDHGNQPVLQVQHHIQANYGQPVKMAELAALACMSERTFLRHFSEATGLKPLAYLQRFRIQKACELLESSSQSFEQISQQVGYEDVNSFRKLFIKVIGLTPTAFKERFAC is encoded by the coding sequence ATGACAAAAGAAATTCAAATAGTAATTATTGATTACCCGGGCGCCCTGCAAAGCGCCGTGCAGGGACTTAAAGAACTCTTTATTTTTGCAAACCAGATCATTAAAACAGATGCACTGGAGCAGGAATTTCTTATCGATATTGTCCAGCCGGAAACAATCCAACTCGCGGATATCAAACAGGCCAGTCTCATTATTTTGCCTCCCAACCTAGGCGGCAGCTACTATCTTTGTCCTGAAGAGCGCTTATTGGCATTACTTTGCGATGCCCATAAGGCAGGCGCCATCATGTGCTCAGCCTGCGCCGGCGCATTTATACTTGCCCGGACCAGCTTGCTTAACGGGCGTACCGTAACGACCCACTGGCAGCTGGCGGATGATTTTCAAAAACAGTTCCCGGGTATCCCCCTGAAAATCGAAAGTTTGCTTATCAATGACGGCGACATCATCAGCGCAGGCGGCCTGATGTCATGGATCGATTTGGGACTGGAAATTGTTGCCCAGTTCACTAAGCCGCATATCATGCGCAGCCTGGGCAAGTTCCTGATCGTTGATACGGGTAAAAGGGAGCAGCGTTACTACGGAAGTTTTACGCCCAGGTTTGACCACGGCAACCAGCCGGTATTACAGGTTCAGCACCATATACAGGCAAACTACGGCCAGCCGGTGAAAATGGCAGAACTGGCAGCCCTGGCCTGCATGAGTGAACGTACTTTCCTGCGGCACTTTAGCGAAGCAACCGGCTTAAAGCCGTTAGCCTACCTGCAAAGGTTCAGGATACAAAAAGCCTGTGAATTGCTCGAATCAAGCAGCCAGAGCTTTGAACAAATCTCGCAACAAGTGGGTTATGAAGACGTCAACAGCTTCCGCAAACTCTTCATTAAAGTGATAGGGTTAACCCCGACGGCATTCAAGGAAAGGTTCGCTTGCTGA
- a CDS encoding SPOR domain-containing protein, which produces MTLNKRIALGAIGGITPYLVTLLSIDFKTAVASYEVLDWIGLLVRCIVLIFLGAFVAYLHKTENEPFKVFQLGLAAPALLATFINGGVGNNETLPISAMNGQHSFAIFSKAYAGEPPKDNNGKKQYQNERMLKNAEVSGWSRFLRGLAGTKLQTSQQNSYFVIVGSHDTYKQAKAQTIRLAKKNYKAKVYNPHGFSKHYAVAIASHISKKAAIKLRDKAIADGLPANSYIWSYGK; this is translated from the coding sequence ATGACGCTAAATAAACGCATTGCTTTAGGGGCTATTGGCGGCATTACCCCTTATCTTGTTACCCTGCTGTCCATCGATTTTAAAACAGCCGTGGCCAGCTATGAAGTACTCGACTGGATCGGCCTGCTTGTCAGATGTATAGTGTTAATTTTTCTGGGTGCATTTGTTGCCTATCTGCATAAAACCGAAAACGAGCCCTTTAAAGTTTTTCAGCTGGGATTGGCAGCGCCGGCTTTATTGGCCACCTTTATCAATGGCGGGGTCGGCAATAACGAAACCTTACCGATATCAGCCATGAATGGCCAACACTCGTTTGCCATTTTTTCTAAGGCCTATGCCGGTGAGCCCCCAAAAGACAACAACGGAAAAAAACAATATCAAAACGAGCGCATGTTAAAAAATGCCGAAGTCAGTGGCTGGTCCAGGTTTTTACGTGGTTTGGCAGGGACAAAATTGCAGACATCGCAGCAAAACAGCTACTTTGTAATCGTAGGCTCCCACGATACCTATAAGCAGGCCAAAGCACAGACCATTCGTCTGGCCAAGAAAAACTATAAGGCCAAGGTTTACAATCCCCACGGTTTTTCTAAACATTATGCCGTGGCCATTGCCAGCCATATTTCTAAAAAAGCAGCGATAAAACTCAGGGACAAAGCAATTGCAGACGGGTTGCCGGCAAACAGTTATATCTGGTCATACGGCAAGTAA
- a CDS encoding DUF6488 family protein, whose product MKTFVKFIMVATFALSAAVQAHTGGHGQISAGKAVTIAQTSAKMLTFKDHGMSVGKIDKSWEKVAKENFTLVEKGAGAYIVKGVNPASHQTLYFTISKQGQVIEVAEPASFKSDHGHAH is encoded by the coding sequence ATGAAGACATTCGTTAAGTTTATTATGGTTGCGACCTTTGCACTTTCTGCAGCTGTGCAGGCCCATACCGGAGGACACGGACAGATAAGTGCAGGCAAGGCGGTTACCATAGCGCAAACCTCGGCTAAGATGCTGACCTTTAAAGATCACGGCATGTCGGTGGGGAAAATCGACAAGTCATGGGAAAAAGTGGCCAAAGAGAATTTTACCTTGGTTGAAAAAGGCGCCGGTGCCTATATCGTCAAAGGGGTCAATCCTGCATCCCACCAGACCCTGTATTTTACCATTAGCAAGCAGGGGCAGGTGATTGAAGTCGCAGAGCCGGCTAGTTTCAAATCTGATCATGGCCACGCCCATTAA
- a CDS encoding HupE/UreJ family protein, with the protein MSVKFKLSYLLYPLLLLMALASVEAFAHGVDSSTRNFLQNNSGVQIIPFMYIGAKHMVTGYDHLLFLVGVLFFLHRSKDVLLYVSMFTIGHSVTLMTGVLANIQVNAYLIDAIIGLSVVYKGFDNLGGFKHFLGKQPDPKAAVLIFGLFHGFGLATKIQEFQLPQEGLVANLLAFNIGVELGQFMALLFILLGINYWRRHQSFNKFAKTTNTALMSAGFMLVGMQLTGYFIN; encoded by the coding sequence ATGTCAGTAAAATTTAAACTCAGCTATTTGCTGTATCCCTTATTGCTGTTGATGGCACTGGCTTCGGTAGAAGCCTTTGCCCATGGCGTGGACAGTAGTACCCGTAATTTTTTACAGAATAATTCGGGCGTGCAGATCATTCCCTTTATGTATATAGGGGCGAAACATATGGTGACCGGGTATGATCACCTGCTGTTTCTGGTGGGGGTGCTGTTTTTCCTCCACCGCAGCAAAGATGTTCTGCTTTACGTCAGTATGTTTACCATAGGCCATAGTGTCACCCTGATGACGGGGGTATTGGCCAATATCCAGGTCAATGCCTACCTGATAGATGCCATTATCGGCCTGTCCGTGGTTTACAAAGGTTTTGATAACCTCGGCGGCTTTAAACATTTTCTGGGCAAACAGCCGGATCCGAAAGCGGCGGTGCTTATTTTCGGCTTATTCCACGGTTTTGGCCTGGCCACTAAGATACAGGAGTTCCAGCTGCCGCAAGAGGGCCTGGTGGCTAACCTGCTGGCGTTTAATATCGGGGTGGAGTTAGGCCAGTTTATGGCCTTGCTCTTTATTTTGCTGGGCATCAACTACTGGCGCAGACACCAGAGTTTCAACAAATTTGCCAAAACTACCAACACAGCTTTGATGAGCGCCGGGTTTATGCTGGTGGGCATGCAATTAACCGGGTACTTCATTAACTAA